One Glycine max cultivar Williams 82 chromosome 3, Glycine_max_v4.0, whole genome shotgun sequence DNA window includes the following coding sequences:
- the LOC100306220 gene encoding FCS-like zinc-finger domain-containing protein: protein MTTFPSPPSPSSSSSIPSPRSSMFYYAGSEDHSEEPHFLQACFLCRKPLGQNRDIFMYRGNTPFCSKECRQEQIEIDESKEKSWKLSSKRGVRQSETNQNSTPNKAVRTGTVAVA from the exons ATGACTACCTTTCCCTCCCCTCCTTcaccatcttcttcttcttcaattccTTCTCCAAGATCTAGCATGTTTTACTATGCTGGAAGTGAAGATCACTCTGAGGAGCCTCACTTCCTCCAAGCTTGTTTTCTTTGCAGAAAACCACTCGGCCAAAACCGTGACATCTTCATGTACAG AGGGAACACACCATTTTGTAGCAAAGAGTGCAGACAGGAACAAATAGAGATTGATGAGTCAAAGGAGAAAAGTTGGAAGCTTTCTTCCAAAAGGGGTGTGAGACAATCagagaccaatcaaaattccacACCCAATAAGGCTGTAAGAACAGGCACAGTTGCAGTGGCCTAA